From Capra hircus breed San Clemente chromosome 1, ASM170441v1, whole genome shotgun sequence:
ggtttttaatatttagttttaagctggctctttcactctcctcctttgcactcatcaagaggctgtttagttcctcttcactttctgccattagagtggtatcatctgcatatctgagattattgatgtttctcccatctatcttgattccagcttataactcatccagcctggcatttctcatgatgtgatcAGTGTATagattaaataaacaggatgacagccctgtcatactttctcaatcttgaaccaatcagttgttccatacagtgtactaactgttgcttcttgacatgcatacaggtttctcaggaaacaggtaagatggtctggtattcccatctctttaaaagctTTCCAtggtttattatgatccacacagtcaaaggctttggcatagctgatgaaacagaggtagatgttttttctggaattccctagctttctataagatccagtgaatgttggcaatttgatctctggttcctcttccttttctaaatccagcttggacatctagaagttcttggttcacctaATGCTGAATCttggcatgcaagattttaagcatgaacCTTACTAGCATaggaaatgagtgcaactgtccaatggttagcacattctttagtactatccttcttgggaattgggatgaggactgaccttttccagtcctgtggccactgctgggtcttccagatttgctgacatattgaaagCAACACCTTGATGCCATCATCCTTGAAGGTTTTGAATCATTCTACTGGAATTcaatcacatccactagctttattataAGAGCATATAGAGAGACAAAACTGTAAGTTCCTGGAATCTCTCACTATCCCATcctcaaattggaaaagaaaattctaAGTATCACTATTTTAACCACTTGAAAATTCTTGCCCCCTCTCTTACAAAGACAAGCAAAGCCACAATTAAAGCAATATTACAATCTAAATAGAGAAGAATTTGCTGAAGGAAGGGCAAACTCTTGAGAGTAAACTTTACCCCAGCCTGCTGGGTAATCTTTGGATGAGAAACTAATGCAGTATTTCCAAAACTAGCATCTTACAGAATGTTATTCCACGGGATGTTGCTTGATGAATTCTGTATTCAAAATAAGTATAGGATCATTGGATAAAGCAAAGTTAAACAAATTTCTTTTCTCTGGGAATGTCAGGGACTACACTCACATGCTTTATGAACCTTTAAGAGGGAGACAGAATATAACATTTTCAACATTTGTTTGACACAGAATCCATTCTTTGCAGTAGCTCATAATAATAACTTCCAGTAATGGTTTTCCTCTGAACATAGTTTGGGAAATACTTATCAAAAATGAATTATGTTTTTCAGAGTTTATCTGGCAAGGCAAGGCCAGAAAATCCACCATCACCCAGTCCCTGATCTGACCACCAAGATTTGCAAGTCTGTATAACTGTATGCCTTCATTAAACCAAATTCAATTTAGAGTCaataaattcatttctttaaaaaaatgaggctGCTAAGTTATTATATATTCACAGTATTAAATAGTCACATTGCAAATGAATTCCCAATACTCACCTGTTCCAGCAGTGTTATTACTGAATAACCAGAATTAATTATTTTAGAGATGATAATGAAGCTAAAGAATTTATCCAAATTAAATGTTCTCCCATAAAGAAAGGACTGAAATTTTAGATCAATAATGATTTAATTTTCCTCTGGAATCTTTTGCAGGGGGGGGGTGGGCATTCAATTCTTCTAAGCACAATAATTAGATAAATGGTTGGATCTTTGCTATAATGAAGCAATATCTTCATCAACACTCTTTTTACCTTTTACCCAACACACAAGTCCATATAATACAGGTTTTTTATGAACAAACACTTACACAGTGATTAATTTTAAAGATACTTTAGCTAGtctttattattctttctgtgttttcaccCTGAATTAAGCTAACATGGGACTAGTTCCATATCATTGGCAGGCAATCCTCCCAACAGAATTAGAAATTTTTGAGAAATATCTGTCCACTGTATGTCAACTCTTAGCCTCATGTTCATACAGAAAAgagttatatacatttttatgaaatataGAAGATATTTAgtaagaatatatttattataaatcttcatattttatatacagataTTATTATTTAAAGGATATAAGAAATGCCATTATAATGCTAAAATGAAAAAACCTAGCTACAAAACTAATAGATACATGCTCTCAAATATGTGTAAGTAGTGTTAAAGGCGATGTCTTGAAATAGGAATTATTCAGCCTAAGTGAtatcattttttcttaatttttctgtattatttttataatcatgaAAATAATGAAGGTTATTTTTTCCAACAGCACTACCCAATGTTACTTGACTTCTACTAAACCCAAACTACACTGTTGAAGACATAAGATCATGGTGAAATGCCAGGGTTTTCATCTGGGTACAAAAGGAACCCAGTAAAAATGCTGTCATCCTCAGCGCTGACATATACCCCATTCCAATCCTTTGAAACTTCCAGCCAGACTTGGTCCCCTGCTCTTAATTTCAGGATAATGAAGAGAGAGGTCTGGTCTATTTCATGGCCAGAGAGCGTCTCTCTGGACTTGAACTGCTTCCTGTTCCAGGCCACCAGGCTGATCCGAGCAGGTCGGCCCCTCACGGTGATGTGGTAGGAGAAAACATAGGCCCCAGGAATGCTACAGTTAAATTTCCCAGTGACAGGGCTATAATTCCCTTGGTCATTATAGAGAACCTTGTCAAACTTGATAGGGGCattgggaggagggaagggcttgGATAAAGCAGCACTGAAAGCCGACCGTGGGGCTCTGGCCCCCTCCCCCTTGGAGCCCTTGAGGCCCCGAGAACCCTTCTTCCCGATCGACCCCCTGACCCCTTTGCTCCCCAGCTCGCCCTTGGGTCCCACAGGTCCCACGGGACCAGGAGGACccaactctcccttttctcctttgactccTGGGTCACCTGGCACCCCAGGCAGGCCATCTGAGCCACTTTTCCCTTCCATTCCATTATCTCCTTTGCTGCCTTTCTCTCCTTTCATGCCCTCCTCgcctttttctccctttcctcccctctccccagaatCTCCACAGTAGCCTTTGTCCCCCACTTCGCCCTTCTCTCCCTTGGCGCCAGGCTCTCCATTCAAGCCGGGTGCTCCTATAGACCCTCTGTCTCCTTTATCTCCTTTGGTACCATTGGCACTCGTGTCCCCCTTCAAGCCTTTTTGTCCTTTCACTCCCGTTGGGCCAATGTTTCCTGTGTCCCCCTTAGGACCAATTCCACctgaaatggaaaattaaaatcatggttAAGGCTCACATAGGGTATGACCAAGATGCTATTATCAGtgtatgtatgtgctcagtctgtgtccgactttttgctgccccatggactgtaaccctccaggctcttctgtccatgggatttcccaggcaagaatactggactgggatgccatttccttctccaggggatcttcctgacccagagatcaaacctgcatctcttgcatcttgcatctcctacattagcaggcaggttctttaccacctgaggctATTATCAGAGAGCTCACAAAAGGAAGTAGAACCTCCTAACTGGAACTGGACATCTGGTTCTCCCCTGAGCAACAGCGGCGCAGAGGAGACTCTTACACTGAGCCATTCAAATAAAGCTACTCtctcaactgaagcgacttggcagcagcagcagcatcataagCAGAAGAGCTATAACGCTACTGAAAAGCAATAGCTTATACTTAGATATTGTGTATTGACTGTTAAGATGAGGAAGTATTAGAACTATAGTTGCCCATTGTGTTCTATTACACTTTGCATTTTGGCCCAATCAAGCTATTCTCATACATCTCCACATTGCCCATCAAAATCCAGAATCTTCCAGGGAAAGAACCTCAACCCGGAAAAACTGAGGAATGTTTTCCCCAAGGACAGCTAGAGAGAGGAGCAGAGCTCAGATACTTCTATCATTTCCAGACTCCTAAACTAGTGCTGGTGACATTCCACCAATCAGTACACTGAATTATTAGGAGTTATTAACAATTTATATTCCCCTTTGACCTCCTTGATAACTTTAAATacaaacaggaagaaaattaaagtcTATACCGCACATGTGACTGCACACAATAGATATACTGataagctcttgagagtcccttggactgcaaggagatccaaccagtctatcctaaaggagatcagtcctgggtgttcattgaaaggactgatagtgaagctgaaactcccaatattttggccacctgatgtgaagagctgcctcatttgaaaagaccctgcctgatgctgggaaggattgagggcaggaggagaaggggacaacagaggatgaaatggttggatgacatcattgactcaatggacatgggtttgggtagactctgggagttggtgatggacaggaaggcctggcaagctgcggttcgtggggtcgcaaaggtcggacacgactgagcaactgaattgaactgaactgaactgaactgataatatacCTGGTTCTCCAGGCTTTCCTGGGTATCCTGGAACTCCACTTGCTCCTTGGTCTCCACGTTCTCCCTTGAGTCCTAAAATGATACCAAGATTAGCTTTTTTCCAGCTATATTAACCATGATATAACTAACATCCATTTCACACCTGTGTCACATTCCATTGTTTCCTTTATCAAAATGTGTAAAGGTAAAGACAATATGGGAAAAAATTCATTGAGCATCATTAGGAACATTTTATTCCAATTGATGGTAAGCCATTTAAAGGAACCATTTAAAGGATTTGGAGGTAGTGCCAAATCTCTTCAGACAGAGTTGAGCGTTTCCCTCAGCAATCTTTAAGCTTTTCAGATCTCATACAAAACTCATGATATTCTGCTTTACATTATATAAATCTGTGTTTGTGTGCTTCCTATTATGAATTTTGAATGACagtttaagttttcttttttatattcatcACAATGCCTAAGAAATAGTGCCATGTACTATATAAGCTGACACAGAGTACAACATTTTGCAATCAGCTAAAACTATTCATGGTAAAAACCcacttaggaaaaaaatattgtcCTTGACATACATAGagctgattttctttttgtttggatGTTTTGCATATGCTCTTTGGGcaaattataaaactgaaaattcatgttagaaaaaaattaaaatatccagGGGTTTACATATTTGCTGTATTACCACAAAATGAACTTTTATACTGGGCCTGGCCAAAGGCCAATGATATTACAGTACAGCCACTctagatttattttaattgtaaataataatagcaaaaaaaatagtaataacaatAACTAACTCTCATTGAGCATTTACTTTGCACCATGTAATCTTCCAAACTCTTACCATGAATTTTTACATTTCAacctttttaaatataatattaacatttatttgaTAATAAAATAGTCTCTAATATAACAAGGAAACTCACATAACAAAGCACATTTCATCACCTAGgattttttcatttccaaaagtCTGTAGCAATTCCCATCAAGAAAGATAGAGCAGATATTTTTGTCAACACTTTTATCACAGAAGAAACTTAGGCATGAAAAAGTTTAGAAATCTgtagagtcaaacatgattgtaTATAATATTGGTTGGCATCAATTTGCCGGCCATATTATTTATGATATAACCAacatattttgttccattttttccAGGGAAAAAGAAACCCTAAACCAAATTGAAAGTCATAAGAAGAGACTCAGCCAAATTTAATAAGACTCACTAGAGAaatccaccccccccaccccccgccataaGCCCGTAAGCAGAGTTTTCTAAGTAGCTGGCTCCTCCATTATCACTCCACAAGaaattttccctggagaaggaaatggcaacccactccagtgttcttgcctggagaatcccagggacgggtgagcctagtgggctgccatctctggggtcgcacagaatcggacacgactgaagcgacttagcagcagcagcacataatcTTCCAAACTCTTACCATGAATTTTTACATTCAacctttttaaatataatattaacatttatttgaTAATAAAACAGTCTCTAATATAACAAAAAATCCACCCTccactccaccccccaccccaccataaGCCAGTCAGCAGAGTTTTCTAAGTAGTTGGCTCCTCCATTATCATTCcacatgaaatttaaattttggaaattaacccatAGGCCATCAGGAAAATTCTATATACCTTTCAAGGGAATGTAACTATGAATGGAAGTGAAGGAATAATTCTATTCCCAGTCCTTGTCATATTCATAGCCTGACCTTCACTGCACAGTTATTCTGATCCTCGAGTTCATTTAAAGAGTTTAACGACTCACAATGAACTTACTCAATCAGATAATGATTATCCAAAATGCAGTCATtctagtcatttatttttttcactgtaaGTCTTAAGCAAGAGTCCAAGTGGAAGTAAAAGGAAAGTACAGTTGTCACTTTATAGACTGGCTAAATGAATTTCTACTTTTGATCCTTCATCAAAGCATATTCTTAagaactttattttacaatacttctctgtttttttttcttctacttgcAGAAGTCTAACTTCCAAAATGTATGAATCACTGGGGAAGTTCATCACTCATCTTTATTTCATAGAGCTTTCTGCTAACATAATTCAGCCACGGAAGGATTAAATGTTTCCGAGAATGAAAATCGCCTAACTGACAAGTGTGAAGTGGCTCTCTCTTACCTTAGCATCTTTTTTGAGTAATTACTTCACTGAATGTTCTACCAGAAATGAGTTAGGCAGTTCCTGAGCCATGCAGAGGGTGATGTATAGATGATATTAGATTTTTTGACATGTGACACTGAGGCTAAGACATTTACCTTGATGGATAGATGATGGTATTTCTACAGGCTGGTGGTATTCCCTGAGGAATTTCTAAATGTCCCAATGAATCTGTAACCTTCCTTCAATACCTCAAAGCACTTACAGAGCCAGGGATTTCCCAGGGCAGGACACCCTCTTTGCCGATAAATCTGTGGAATTATAGAATTTTTGAGCTGGAAAGGATCTAGTAAAGCACACAAAACGACAAATCTTCTTTAAACAGAGTATGAAGTAATATCTGCTCTAGTCCCCTCAGTATCCAGACGAGGTAAAGTGATGGGTCCAAGGTCACTGCAATTAGCCTGATGTCTTCTACTTCAATTCAGTTTTCTTCCCACCGTTGACACCACCCCTGATTTGAGAGTGAGCTAAAGGATATGTTATATTTTTCTTAGCAGGTAGGCCATTTGTCTAAATGGAATATTCTAGAGGATTGCCTGCTGTGATTAATTTTATCTAGTAGGAAGTTAATTTGCATCATAAAGAAGAACTCAAATGGGAATATAtaggaaaagatcccctggaattctctgacagtccagtggttagggatcTGTGTTCTACTACAGAtggcatgggtttgacccctggtcagggaattaagatcctgcaaactgcaAGGTGctggcaaattaaaaaaagaaaagtacactTCCCCAGAATGTGTATGCCCTGTGGCTCCCCGTCACTGGGTCAGCCAGGTGGACTATGAGAAATagaaaagatgtgtgtgtgtgtgtgtgtgtgtgtgtgtgtgtgtgtgttgtgaaaGAGAGATTACCAGGCAAGTTTAAAATTCTCAATTGGCtataaagttaatattttaatatcaaatgTAACTCACACTATGTCTTACcaagtttttacattttaacaacTTGATCCACCTGCAAGAAGCTGGTATTTACATAGCAAGCTGCTCTTCTTAACAATGATGCAGAACATCTATTGAGTTTTGACATGAAATGAATATAATCACCtacctttctctcctttctggcCTTTTGGACCTTGGGGTCCAACAATTCCTGGTGACCCTGGGATCCCTATGTCACCAGTCTCTCCCTTAAAACCtggaaatgagatttaaaaaccATCAGGGCAGGAAAATTCTCTTTTGAAATTCACTAGTTCAAAGAAAGCAGTCACTTTATTGAGGCCAATGACTGTCAGTGTCCTAATGAT
This genomic window contains:
- the OTOL1 gene encoding otolin-1, producing the protein MWMFSWFCASFIILVIASMDAVAKTTPYTKFTKKSKGQEMPKGPKPSSGLPPEEGAPFREAAERAEPTPDPLVLDSAFDAATLFPSKNLTLDTADFFLNCCDCCSSGPGQKGEPGQTGKPGFKGETGDIGIPGSPGIVGPQGPKGQKGEKGLKGERGDQGASGVPGYPGKPGEPGGIGPKGDTGNIGPTGVKGQKGLKGDTSANGTKGDKGDRGSIGAPGLNGEPGAKGEKGEVGDKGYCGDSGERGGKGEKGEEGMKGEKGSKGDNGMEGKSGSDGLPGVPGDPGVKGEKGELGPPGPVGPVGPKGELGSKGVRGSIGKKGSRGLKGSKGEGARAPRSAFSAALSKPFPPPNAPIKFDKVLYNDQGNYSPVTGKFNCSIPGAYVFSYHITVRGRPARISLVAWNRKQFKSRETLSGHEIDQTSLFIILKLRAGDQVWLEVSKDWNGVYVSAEDDSIFTGFLLYPDENPGISP